In one window of Verrucomicrobiota bacterium DNA:
- a CDS encoding LemA domain-containing protein: MRAGRRRRFVDNLPTSKTSGVFIGFVEVKGTAESANPLVSHLAGARCVRYSWEIEEHWSRTVTETYTDNQGKPQTRTRHESGWKTVDSGGEALDAFYVKDDCSHVLVRPEGAEVEPAPVFNETCGRSDPLYYGKGPAVAVSDSDHRRRFTESAIELHAPLYVMGQARERNDLVAPEIAHDKSAPMFLISTRNEKQISSGFGWAYWGWVVFGLMLALAGVIARDSATGRDVAGRWPFYLIPAACYGFVVALAWVWMAFNSLVDLRQRVRQAWSLVDVQLKRRHDLIPNLVGVVTGLAGHEKSLQTELAAMRSQLQATPPGVPGPDYRACTPVLVAVQERYPALVSQESFAKLQRELVDTEQRIALARGYFNDIATHYNTRLETVPDRFLAGLGAFTPQPLMAANDFERTPVQVEFAT; this comes from the coding sequence ATGCGCGCGGGACGCCGCCGCCGCTTCGTGGACAACCTGCCCACATCCAAGACCAGCGGCGTGTTCATCGGGTTCGTCGAGGTCAAGGGCACCGCGGAAAGCGCGAACCCGCTCGTGAGTCACCTCGCCGGCGCCCGGTGCGTGCGATACTCGTGGGAGATTGAGGAGCACTGGTCGCGCACCGTCACGGAGACGTATACCGACAACCAGGGCAAGCCCCAGACGCGCACGCGCCACGAGAGCGGGTGGAAGACCGTGGACAGCGGCGGCGAAGCGCTCGACGCCTTCTATGTGAAGGACGACTGCAGCCACGTGCTCGTGCGACCGGAAGGCGCGGAGGTCGAGCCAGCCCCCGTCTTCAACGAGACCTGCGGCCGGAGCGACCCGCTCTACTACGGGAAAGGCCCCGCCGTCGCCGTGTCGGACTCCGATCACCGGCGGCGCTTCACGGAATCGGCCATCGAGCTGCACGCGCCGCTCTACGTCATGGGGCAGGCGCGCGAGCGCAATGACCTCGTCGCGCCGGAAATTGCGCACGACAAATCCGCGCCCATGTTCCTGATCTCGACGCGCAACGAGAAACAAATCAGCTCCGGGTTTGGCTGGGCGTACTGGGGCTGGGTGGTGTTCGGCCTGATGCTGGCCCTGGCAGGTGTGATCGCACGCGACTCGGCAACCGGACGCGACGTCGCGGGGCGCTGGCCGTTCTACCTGATCCCCGCGGCGTGTTACGGGTTTGTCGTCGCGCTCGCGTGGGTGTGGATGGCGTTCAACAGCCTTGTGGACCTGCGCCAGCGCGTGCGGCAGGCGTGGTCGCTCGTGGACGTGCAACTCAAGCGCCGGCACGATCTCATCCCGAATCTCGTGGGCGTGGTGACCGGGCTCGCGGGGCACGAGAAGTCGTTGCAGACCGAACTCGCCGCGATGCGAAGCCAGCTCCAAGCCACGCCGCCGGGCGTGCCGGGGCCGGATTACCGCGCCTGCACGCCTGTGCTCGTCGCCGTGCAGGAGCGTTATCCGGCCCTGGTGTCGCAGGAGAGTTTCGCGAAGCTCCAGCGCGAGCTCGTGGACACCGAACAACGCATCGCGCTCGCGCGCGGCTACTTCAACGACATCGCCACGCACTACAACACGCGGCTCGAAACCGTGCCGGACCGTTTCCTTGCAGGCCTCGGGGCTTTCACACCGCAGCCATTAATGGCGGCGAATGACTTCGAGCGAACCCCGGTGCAGGTGGAGTTTGCGACGTGA